The window CATAAGGGAAGATTGCCCGCGTAATGCTCCAATAAGACACCGATAAATCTTTCCATGCTGCCCAAAATTGCCCGATGAATCATAAAAGGTTCTTGTTTTTTTCCCTTCTCATCAATGTAAGTCATTTTAAATCTTTCAGGGAGATTGAAATCGAACTGGATTGTTGTGCATTGCCATTCTCTTTGCAAAGAATCTTTTATTTTAATATCAATTTTAGGTCCGTAAAAAACTCCTCCGCCCGGGTCTGTTTTATAAGATAATTTTAGATTTTCAATTACATTTTTTAGGGTATCTGTAGCTTTTTTCCAGTTTTCGTCGCTTCCTGCGTATTTTTCCGGTTTCGTTGAGAGATAAATCGTATACTCTTCAAATCCAAAAGTTTTAAGAACTTTAAGCGCAAATTCAAGAAGATTTGCGAGTTCTTCCGGCATTTGCTTTGGAGTACATATTGTATGAGCATCGTCTTGTGTAAAACCGCGAACCCTGGTTAAACCGTGCAGAGTTCCGGACCTTTCGTAACGATAAACTGTTCCAAGTTCTGCAAAAAACAAAGGAAGATCGCGATAGCTTCTTATTTTAAAATTGTAAGCTTTGACATGAAAAGGACAATTCATTGGTTTTAATAAATATTCTTCCTCGTCTATTTTTATCGGTGAATACATGTTTTCTTTATAAAAATTCCAATGGCCGGAAGTTTTCCAGAGATTTAGATTTCCAATATGAGGAGTATACAGCCAGTCATATTTTTGATTCGTTAATTCTTGATATAAATAATCTTCAATAATTTTTCGTAAAATAGCGCCTTTAGGGAGCCAAATTGGCAAACCCGCGCCAACCTCCTCATCGATCAAAAAAAGTTCCAGTTTTTGGCCAAG is drawn from Candidatus Nealsonbacteria bacterium and contains these coding sequences:
- the thrS gene encoding threonine--tRNA ligase; the encoded protein is MKTEIILETVRHSLSHIMAAAVQELYPGVKFGIGPAIENGFYYDFALPSEALAKEGLSLPKIELKMKEIIKKDVVFKKKKISKKEANKLFAKKPYKLELIKELKEKEISVYQSGNFIDLCKGPHVKSSKEIPLDSFKLTKLAGAYWRGSEKNPMLTRIYGLAFESKTKLDEYVKLQEEAEKRDHRILGQKLELFLIDEEVGAGLPIWLPKGAILRKIIEDYLYQELTNQKYDWLYTPHIGNLNLWKTSGHWNFYKENMYSPIKIDEEEYLLKPMNCPFHVKAYNFKIRSYRDLPLFFAELGTVYRYERSGTLHGLTRVRGFTQDDAHTICTPKQMPEELANLLEFALKVLKTFGFEEYTIYLSTKPEKYAGSDENWKKATDTLKNVIENLKLSYKTDPGGGVFYGPKIDIKIKDSLQREWQCTTIQFDFNLPERFKMTYIDEKGKKQEPFMIHRAILGSMERFIGVLLEHYAGNLPLWLSPVQVWVVPIGSDHRQYAEEVQKKLKSLGIRTEAKTEAETVSKKIREGEIQKIPYILVVGDKEIKANSVRVRQRQKGDIGEIKFDEFIEKTILEIEKKIIF